A section of the Rummeliibacillus pycnus genome encodes:
- a CDS encoding arsenate reductase family protein, which yields MTIKMIHYPKCTTCRKAQAWLKENGVEFIPQHIVEEPPTKEELANYWKISGLPLKKFFNTSGMKYRELQLKDRLKEMSEDEQLDLLASDGMLIKRPIVTDGQKITLGFKENEFENVWK from the coding sequence ATGACGATCAAAATGATTCACTATCCGAAATGTACAACTTGTAGAAAAGCACAAGCTTGGCTAAAAGAAAATGGTGTTGAATTTATTCCACAACATATTGTTGAAGAACCCCCTACAAAAGAAGAATTGGCAAATTATTGGAAAATAAGTGGCCTGCCATTAAAAAAATTCTTCAATACATCAGGAATGAAGTATCGTGAACTACAATTAAAAGATCGCCTTAAAGAAATGTCAGAAGATGAACAGTTAGATTTACTTGCTTCAGATGGAATGTTAATAAAAAGACCGATTGTCACAGATGGTCAAAAAATTACACTTGGATTTAAAGAAAATGAATTCGAAAATGTGTGGAAATAA
- the gcvH gene encoding glycine cleavage system protein GcvH, with protein sequence MSIPAELRYSEEHEWVKTEDGKVRMGITEFAQSELGDIVFVELPQVGDELVADEPFGSVESVKTVSELYAPVSGKVIEVNEELEDNPEFVNESPYEKAWMVVIEPSDASQIEKLLTAEKYAELIEE encoded by the coding sequence ATGAGCATACCAGCAGAATTACGTTACTCAGAAGAACACGAATGGGTTAAAACAGAAGACGGTAAAGTCCGTATGGGTATTACTGAATTTGCACAATCTGAACTTGGTGATATCGTATTCGTTGAACTTCCTCAAGTAGGTGACGAATTAGTAGCAGATGAACCATTTGGTAGTGTTGAATCTGTAAAAACAGTTTCAGAACTATATGCACCAGTTTCAGGTAAAGTTATTGAAGTCAACGAAGAATTAGAAGACAACCCAGAATTCGTAAACGAATCTCCATATGAAAAAGCTTGGATGGTCGTTATTGAACCTTCTGATGCCTCTCAAATCGAAAAATTACTTACAGCAGAAAAATACGCAGAATTAATCGAAGAATAA
- a CDS encoding toprim domain-containing protein, with translation MSDKVLIVEGRQDKLQIQPLLAEDIPILCTNGTISASKLEELIYPYEEYDLYAFFDEDYSGDCLRALMKKEYPEARHLRTLSLYKQVEVTPRKYLARILLAADFKIHPVYLTE, from the coding sequence ATGTCTGATAAAGTGCTCATTGTTGAAGGTAGGCAAGATAAATTGCAAATTCAACCCCTATTAGCAGAAGATATTCCAATACTTTGTACGAACGGAACAATTAGTGCAAGTAAATTGGAAGAGCTGATTTACCCCTATGAAGAATATGATTTATATGCATTTTTTGACGAAGATTATTCAGGTGATTGCTTACGTGCTTTGATGAAAAAAGAATACCCAGAAGCACGCCATTTGCGTACGCTTTCTTTATATAAGCAAGTAGAGGTGACACCTAGAAAATATTTGGCTAGAATATTATTAGCTGCAGATTTTAAGATTCATCCAGTGTATCTTACAGAATAG
- a CDS encoding thioredoxin family protein, translating to MQEWTIEQWENTKKAKQLSAFYLYTPMCGTCMVASKMMEVLSQTLPDIPMGKANLNYVEQLAYDYKIESVPCLLIAENGEVREKIYAFQSVSYLFEKFQKKD from the coding sequence ATGCAAGAATGGACAATAGAACAATGGGAGAATACAAAGAAAGCTAAACAATTAAGCGCATTCTATTTGTATACCCCTATGTGTGGTACATGTATGGTTGCCTCCAAAATGATGGAGGTATTGAGTCAGACTTTACCAGATATTCCTATGGGAAAAGCCAATTTAAATTATGTTGAGCAACTTGCATATGATTATAAAATTGAAAGTGTACCATGTTTACTCATTGCAGAAAATGGAGAGGTTCGAGAAAAAATCTATGCATTTCAATCTGTTTCGTATTTATTTGAAAAATTTCAAAAAAAGGATTGA
- a CDS encoding methionine ABC transporter ATP-binding protein: protein MIQLENVVKKYKTANGSLTAVNDVNLSINDGEIFGIIGYSGAGKSTMIRLLNGLEKPSSGIVTVNGQNISAIKGRELRNARHKISMIFQHFNLLWSRTVEENIAFPLEIAGMSKAEREKRVLELVDLVGLKGREKAYPSQLSGGQKQRVGIARALANNPEVLLCDEATSALDPETTDAILELLVSINEKLGLTIVLITHEMHVIRKICHRVAVMESGKIVEQGNVLEVFQSPQAEVTKKFVSQVTETAGHKESIAQMLDNYPEDQLIKLFFVGSKTEQPVISHLIRQYDVDINIVHGNISPTKSGPYGTLIVRIVGSDDNVAKAVHYLNEQGIKTEVVKNANN, encoded by the coding sequence ATGATTCAACTAGAAAATGTCGTAAAAAAATACAAAACCGCTAATGGATCTCTAACTGCAGTTAATGATGTTAATTTATCAATAAATGATGGTGAGATTTTTGGCATTATCGGTTACAGTGGTGCTGGTAAAAGTACCATGATCCGCTTACTAAACGGGTTAGAAAAACCTTCATCAGGTATCGTTACGGTAAATGGACAGAATATTTCAGCGATTAAGGGAAGAGAACTACGAAATGCTCGTCATAAGATTAGTATGATATTCCAACACTTCAACTTATTATGGTCCAGAACAGTTGAAGAGAATATTGCCTTCCCATTAGAAATTGCAGGTATGAGTAAAGCTGAAAGAGAAAAGCGTGTACTTGAATTAGTAGATTTAGTTGGTTTAAAAGGGCGAGAAAAGGCGTATCCTTCACAACTTTCAGGTGGTCAAAAACAACGTGTAGGGATTGCTCGTGCATTAGCCAATAACCCAGAAGTATTACTTTGTGATGAAGCAACCTCAGCACTTGATCCCGAAACAACTGATGCTATTTTAGAGTTACTAGTGAGTATCAATGAAAAACTTGGACTAACCATCGTTTTAATCACACATGAAATGCATGTCATCCGCAAAATTTGTCACCGCGTGGCAGTGATGGAATCTGGGAAAATAGTAGAACAAGGTAATGTTTTAGAAGTCTTCCAATCTCCACAAGCAGAAGTGACAAAGAAATTCGTATCTCAAGTGACGGAAACAGCAGGTCATAAAGAGTCGATTGCTCAAATGCTTGACAATTATCCAGAAGATCAACTAATTAAATTATTCTTTGTTGGTTCAAAAACCGAACAACCAGTTATTTCGCACCTCATTCGACAGTATGATGTGGATATTAATATCGTTCACGGGAATATCTCTCCTACCAAGAGCGGTCCGTATGGTACATTAATCGTTCGTATTGTAGGAAGCGATGACAATGTTGCAAAAGCTGTTCACTATTTAAATGAGCAAGGTATTAAAACGGAGGTGGTCAAGAATGCAAACAATTAA
- a CDS encoding methionine ABC transporter permease, giving the protein MQTINHLFPNVDWEAMWEATRETIYMTAFSTILTFILGLLIGILLFLTSPTQLWANKLVNLLTGSLVNIFRSIPFIILVILLIPFTKWMLGSIRGANAALPALIIGAAPFYARMVLIALREIDKGVIEAARSMGAKTWTIIWKVLIPESLPALISGITVTAVALVGYTAMAGVIGAGGLGNLAFMDGFQRSRNDVTFVATVLVLVIVFIIQFIGDFITVKTDKR; this is encoded by the coding sequence ATGCAAACAATTAATCATCTCTTTCCAAATGTAGATTGGGAAGCAATGTGGGAAGCAACAAGAGAAACCATCTATATGACCGCTTTTTCGACAATTCTTACATTTATCCTTGGATTATTAATAGGAATCTTGTTATTCCTTACAAGTCCAACTCAACTTTGGGCCAATAAACTGGTTAACTTATTAACGGGTTCTCTAGTAAATATTTTCCGATCCATTCCATTTATTATTTTAGTAATCCTTTTAATTCCATTTACAAAATGGATGTTAGGTTCTATTCGTGGGGCAAATGCAGCATTGCCAGCATTAATCATCGGCGCTGCTCCATTCTATGCTCGAATGGTTCTGATTGCTTTACGTGAAATTGATAAAGGTGTTATTGAAGCAGCACGCTCAATGGGCGCTAAAACTTGGACAATCATTTGGAAAGTACTCATTCCGGAGTCGCTACCTGCGTTAATTTCTGGTATTACCGTAACAGCGGTAGCATTAGTTGGTTACACTGCAATGGCTGGTGTAATTGGTGCAGGTGGTTTAGGGAACTTAGCTTTCATGGATGGTTTCCAACGAAGCCGTAACGATGTAACATTTGTCGCAACCGTATTGGTGTTAGTTATTGTATTTATCATTCAATTTATCGGAGACTTTATAACCGTTAAAACCGATAAACGCTAA
- a CDS encoding MetQ/NlpA family ABC transporter substrate-binding protein, producing the protein MKKLVAGILTASLALSLAACGSGDKSSSGDSKETKLVVGASNVPHAEILEKAKPILEKEGVDLEIEKYQDYVLPNKDLDSGDLDANYFQHIPYLEQQIKDNGYDFVSAGGIHIEPIGIYSKKYKKLDQLPNGATILISNSVADQGRILTLLEAKGLITLKKGVNKASAEIKDIAKNPKHLKIDAKTAPEMLVQMYENKEGDAVVINSNFAIDAGLTPTKDAIALEDKDSPYVNVIAVKKENKNNPAVKKLVDVLHSKEIQDFIKKEWKGSVVPVSK; encoded by the coding sequence ATGAAGAAACTTGTAGCAGGAATTCTAACAGCATCACTAGCATTAAGCTTAGCAGCTTGTGGCAGTGGTGATAAATCATCATCTGGTGATTCAAAAGAAACAAAATTAGTGGTAGGTGCTTCTAATGTACCTCACGCAGAAATCTTAGAAAAAGCAAAACCAATTCTTGAAAAAGAAGGCGTCGATTTAGAAATCGAAAAATACCAAGATTATGTCTTACCAAACAAAGATCTTGATTCAGGTGATTTGGATGCAAACTACTTCCAACACATCCCATACCTAGAACAACAAATTAAAGATAATGGTTATGATTTTGTAAGTGCTGGTGGAATTCATATCGAACCAATTGGGATCTACTCTAAAAAGTATAAAAAGCTTGATCAACTTCCAAATGGAGCAACAATCTTAATCAGTAACTCTGTTGCAGACCAAGGTCGTATTCTTACATTATTAGAAGCAAAAGGCTTAATCACACTTAAAAAAGGTGTAAATAAAGCGTCTGCTGAAATTAAAGATATCGCTAAAAACCCTAAACATCTAAAAATCGATGCAAAAACTGCACCTGAAATGTTAGTGCAAATGTATGAAAACAAAGAAGGAGACGCAGTTGTCATCAACTCTAACTTCGCGATTGATGCAGGCTTAACACCAACAAAAGACGCCATTGCACTTGAAGATAAAGATTCTCCATATGTAAATGTCATTGCTGTGAAAAAAGAAAACAAAAATAACCCTGCTGTGAAAAAATTAGTAGATGTACTACACTCTAAAGAAATTCAAGATTTCATCAAAAAGGAATGGAAAGGTTCAGTTGTTCCAGTATCAAAATAA
- a CDS encoding LysR family transcriptional regulator gives MELRQLRYFVAVAEREHISEAAENLHVAQSAVSRQIANLEEELGIELFERVGRNVKLTPIGKTFLEHTIAALQAIDFAKKQVDEYLNPEKGTIKIGFPTSLASFLLPTVISAFKKEHPSVSFHLRQGSYRYLINAVKERELNLAFLGPVPARDEYINTKILFTENIAALVPDTHPLANKGDIQLTDLRNDGFVLFPKDFILNKVAVEACKSVGFTPKVSSEGEDMDALKGLVAAGIGVSLLPESAFYDATPRRTSKLTLVEPPFTRNVGIIFPINRELSPSEKTFLSFVSNFFSRLSQFQ, from the coding sequence GTGGAATTACGACAACTGCGGTACTTTGTAGCTGTTGCTGAACGAGAGCATATTTCCGAAGCTGCGGAAAATTTACATGTAGCACAATCAGCAGTCAGCCGGCAAATTGCCAATTTAGAGGAAGAGTTAGGGATTGAATTATTTGAACGTGTCGGAAGAAATGTAAAACTGACACCAATTGGTAAGACTTTCCTTGAACATACAATCGCTGCGTTACAAGCAATTGACTTTGCCAAAAAACAAGTGGATGAATATTTGAACCCTGAAAAAGGAACGATTAAAATCGGGTTTCCAACAAGTCTTGCAAGCTTTCTTTTACCAACAGTCATTTCAGCATTTAAAAAAGAACATCCTAGTGTTTCATTTCATCTAAGACAAGGTTCCTATCGTTATCTCATAAATGCTGTCAAGGAACGTGAATTGAATTTAGCATTCTTAGGGCCAGTTCCTGCTAGAGATGAATACATCAATACAAAAATATTATTTACAGAAAATATTGCCGCTCTTGTTCCTGATACGCACCCATTAGCAAACAAAGGTGATATCCAGTTAACAGACTTACGTAACGATGGTTTCGTATTGTTCCCAAAAGATTTCATCTTAAACAAAGTTGCAGTAGAAGCATGTAAATCTGTTGGCTTTACACCAAAGGTTAGCTCAGAAGGAGAAGATATGGACGCTCTAAAGGGCCTAGTAGCAGCAGGTATAGGGGTTAGTCTTTTACCAGAAAGTGCATTCTATGATGCTACACCACGTCGTACATCCAAACTAACATTAGTCGAACCACCATTCACACGTAATGTTGGCATTATTTTTCCAATCAATCGCGAACTATCACCTTCTGAAAAGACCTTTTTATCATTTGTTAGTAATTTCTTTTCTAGATTATCTCAGTTTCAATAA
- the gltB gene encoding glutamate synthase large subunit, giving the protein MTFHQIPTAQGLYSPQLEHDACGIGLYAQLQGKATHDIVMKGLEMLCRLDHRAGRGSDGKTGDGSGLMVQIPDTFFRDVCIDWTLPAVGQYGVGMLFFDRNDQVQQEIESKLNDFITAEGQELLGWRTVPTNPEQLSDIAKETAPVVRQVFIKAVHTNDSLAFERKLYLIRKQTELWAKDHGKEFYCASMSSRTMVFKGLLAPEEVVEFYLDLQDERFTSAFSMVHSRYSTNTFPSWERAHPNRYIIHNGEINTLRGNINWMKAREQQFISDAFGEDLDKVLPIIDHNGSDSSMLDNAFEFFVLAGRTPAQTAMMMIPEPWTENPHISDEKKAFYQYQSCLMEPWDGPTAICFTDGKQIGAILDRNGLRPARYYVTKDDYIIFSSEVGVVDIEEENIVYKERLSPGKMLLVDLEQGRIISDEELKSEIAKAQPYANWLEENLVVVEPSDEQPEAINDLLFRQKVFGYTHEDVQKYIVPMIAGGKDPLGSMGNDAPLAVLSDKPQSLFNYFKQLFAQVTNPPIDSIREHIVTSTMTMLGAEGDLLQPSAENCHRIFLETPVLTNSQFQQLKTQDPFTMAVIDLTMSEDLEKDLARLVKEVDEAIAKGVQLLVLSDRALSVDKPMIPILLAASSVHQHLVQTGQRTKASILVETGETREVHHFAALIGYGVDAIYPYLAFATLANAIEDGHIQYSYEDAVKRYVKATSEGVVKVMSKMGISTVQSYRGAQIFEAVGISKEVIEKYFTGTISKLDGIDLPTIAKEAMKLHEAAVQSIERVLPTGSSFQWRSNGEHHAFNPKTIHTLQQATRNGDFGLYHQYAEMANEEQIGFLRNLLTFKKADYKIPLEEVESAESIVKRFKTGAMSYGSISQEAHETLAIAMNRIGGKSNSGEGGEHPSRYELDENGDNRRSSIKQIASGRFGVKSHYLVNANELQIKMAQGAKPGEGGQLPGNKVYPWVADVRGSTTGVGLISPPPHHDIYSIEDMAELIHDLKNANRDARISVKLVAKSGVGTIAAGVAKGAADVIVISGYDGGTGASPKTSIKHTGLPWELGLSEAHQTLMLNGLRDRVTLETDGKLMTGKDVVMAALLGAEEFGFATAPLIVLGCVMMRACHLDTCPVGIATQNPELRKKFMGTADHVVNFMMFVAEEVREYMAILGFRTFEEMVGRTDVLEVSNRAKKHWKASQLDLAAILHQVEGPRTKQVEQNHKIDQSLDLREILAKVEDAIVNENPISLHYPIKNTDRVVGTIVGSEISKRYGERGLVDETITLNFTGSAGQSFGAFIPKGMLMHVDGDANDYFGKGLSGGKVVVSSPVRGQAETNVIAGNVCLYGATSGEAYINGRAGERFAVRNSGANVVVEGIGDHGCEYMTGGHVVILGDVGKNFGAGMSGGIAYVLPEDLQAFKAKCNPEMISFEGIHSKEDEAVLHQLLEQHVHYTESTKAKEILNNWTQYVGQFIKVVPTDYKKMLERINEFEAQGLSEDQATMKAFLANSPKKDLVLSNK; this is encoded by the coding sequence ATGACATTTCACCAAATTCCAACAGCACAAGGTTTATACTCTCCACAATTAGAACATGATGCATGTGGTATCGGTCTTTATGCTCAATTGCAGGGTAAAGCAACACATGACATCGTGATGAAAGGCTTGGAAATGTTATGTAGATTAGATCATAGAGCTGGTCGTGGAAGTGACGGTAAAACTGGAGATGGATCTGGATTAATGGTCCAAATACCAGATACCTTTTTCCGTGACGTTTGTATAGATTGGACATTACCTGCTGTAGGACAATATGGCGTAGGGATGTTATTTTTTGATCGTAATGATCAAGTACAACAGGAAATTGAAAGTAAACTAAACGATTTCATTACAGCAGAAGGTCAAGAATTACTTGGTTGGCGTACGGTACCAACTAATCCTGAACAACTAAGCGATATAGCCAAGGAAACTGCACCAGTTGTTCGTCAAGTATTTATCAAGGCTGTTCATACAAATGATTCTCTTGCTTTTGAAAGAAAACTATATCTGATTCGTAAACAAACTGAGTTGTGGGCGAAGGATCATGGCAAAGAATTTTACTGTGCTAGCATGTCAAGTCGAACAATGGTATTTAAAGGATTGTTAGCACCAGAAGAAGTTGTTGAGTTTTATCTTGATTTACAAGATGAACGATTCACTTCAGCTTTTTCGATGGTTCACTCACGCTATAGTACAAATACATTTCCTTCTTGGGAACGTGCCCATCCTAATCGTTATATAATTCACAATGGTGAGATTAATACATTAAGAGGTAACATCAACTGGATGAAAGCTCGTGAACAACAATTTATCTCAGATGCATTTGGTGAAGACCTTGATAAAGTTTTACCGATTATAGATCATAATGGTAGTGACTCATCAATGCTAGATAATGCGTTTGAATTCTTCGTATTAGCGGGTCGTACACCTGCACAAACAGCTATGATGATGATTCCAGAACCATGGACGGAAAATCCACATATTTCAGATGAAAAAAAGGCGTTTTATCAGTACCAAAGCTGTTTAATGGAACCTTGGGATGGACCAACAGCTATTTGCTTCACAGATGGCAAACAAATTGGTGCGATACTTGATCGTAATGGTTTACGACCTGCACGCTATTATGTCACAAAGGATGATTACATTATCTTCTCTTCAGAAGTTGGTGTAGTTGATATTGAGGAAGAAAATATTGTTTATAAAGAACGTTTAAGCCCGGGGAAAATGTTGCTTGTCGATTTAGAACAAGGACGGATCATTTCAGATGAAGAGTTAAAATCTGAAATAGCAAAGGCACAACCGTATGCAAACTGGTTAGAAGAAAACCTTGTTGTGGTTGAGCCTTCAGATGAACAACCTGAAGCAATAAATGACTTACTATTCAGACAAAAAGTATTTGGTTATACACATGAGGACGTACAAAAATATATCGTACCAATGATTGCAGGAGGAAAAGACCCGCTTGGTTCAATGGGGAATGATGCACCACTAGCTGTCTTATCTGACAAACCACAATCATTATTTAATTATTTCAAACAATTATTTGCACAAGTAACAAACCCACCAATTGATTCGATTCGTGAGCATATTGTGACTTCAACGATGACGATGCTAGGAGCAGAAGGGGATTTACTACAACCAAGCGCAGAAAATTGTCATCGAATCTTTTTAGAAACACCTGTGTTGACGAATAGTCAATTCCAACAGTTAAAAACACAGGATCCATTTACTATGGCAGTTATAGATTTAACAATGTCAGAAGATTTGGAAAAGGATTTAGCAAGACTCGTAAAAGAAGTGGATGAAGCAATTGCAAAAGGGGTTCAATTGCTAGTTCTATCAGACAGAGCATTAAGTGTAGATAAGCCAATGATTCCAATATTACTTGCAGCAAGCAGTGTTCATCAACATCTAGTACAAACGGGGCAACGTACAAAAGCGAGCATCCTTGTTGAAACAGGTGAAACGAGAGAAGTCCATCATTTTGCTGCATTAATTGGTTATGGTGTTGATGCAATATATCCATACTTAGCATTTGCTACATTAGCAAATGCTATTGAAGATGGTCATATTCAATACAGTTATGAAGATGCTGTAAAACGTTATGTGAAAGCAACATCAGAAGGTGTTGTAAAAGTAATGTCCAAAATGGGAATCTCTACAGTTCAAAGTTATCGTGGAGCCCAAATCTTTGAGGCAGTTGGTATTAGTAAAGAAGTGATTGAGAAATACTTTACTGGAACTATATCAAAACTAGATGGTATCGATTTACCAACAATCGCAAAAGAAGCGATGAAATTACATGAAGCAGCTGTTCAATCAATTGAACGCGTATTGCCAACAGGTAGTAGCTTCCAGTGGCGTAGTAATGGTGAACATCATGCGTTCAATCCAAAAACAATCCATACATTGCAACAAGCTACACGTAATGGGGACTTTGGTTTATATCATCAATACGCTGAAATGGCAAACGAAGAACAAATTGGTTTCTTGAGAAATCTATTAACCTTTAAAAAAGCGGATTATAAAATTCCTTTAGAAGAAGTTGAATCAGCGGAATCTATCGTGAAACGCTTTAAAACAGGTGCTATGTCTTATGGATCAATCAGTCAAGAAGCTCATGAAACACTAGCAATTGCTATGAATAGAATTGGTGGTAAAAGTAATAGTGGTGAAGGTGGAGAACATCCAAGTCGCTATGAATTAGATGAAAATGGTGATAATCGAAGAAGTTCCATTAAGCAAATTGCTTCTGGTCGATTCGGGGTAAAAAGCCACTATTTAGTCAATGCTAACGAGTTACAAATCAAAATGGCACAAGGGGCAAAACCAGGTGAAGGTGGTCAACTTCCAGGTAATAAGGTTTATCCTTGGGTTGCAGATGTTCGTGGATCTACTACAGGTGTTGGATTAATCTCACCACCACCACATCATGATATTTATTCTATTGAAGATATGGCAGAACTAATTCATGATTTAAAAAATGCTAATCGTGATGCTAGAATCAGCGTTAAACTTGTTGCAAAATCAGGTGTTGGTACGATTGCAGCTGGTGTAGCGAAAGGGGCAGCTGATGTCATTGTTATTAGTGGTTATGATGGTGGTACTGGTGCTTCTCCAAAAACAAGTATTAAGCACACTGGTCTTCCTTGGGAATTAGGATTATCAGAAGCACATCAAACATTGATGTTAAATGGACTTCGTGACAGAGTAACATTAGAAACAGATGGTAAATTAATGACAGGAAAAGATGTTGTCATGGCAGCGTTACTGGGTGCAGAAGAGTTCGGTTTTGCAACTGCTCCATTAATTGTCCTTGGGTGTGTTATGATGCGTGCTTGTCACTTAGATACATGCCCAGTTGGTATTGCTACTCAAAATCCAGAGCTTCGTAAGAAATTCATGGGAACAGCAGATCATGTTGTAAACTTCATGATGTTTGTAGCAGAAGAAGTTCGTGAGTATATGGCGATTCTTGGATTTAGAACATTTGAAGAAATGGTTGGTCGTACAGATGTATTAGAAGTAAGCAATCGTGCGAAAAAACATTGGAAAGCCAGTCAATTGGATTTAGCAGCCATTTTACATCAAGTTGAAGGACCTAGAACAAAACAAGTTGAACAAAATCACAAAATTGATCAATCACTTGATTTACGTGAGATTCTTGCAAAAGTGGAAGATGCAATTGTGAATGAAAACCCAATTTCACTGCACTATCCAATTAAAAACACAGATCGTGTTGTTGGTACAATTGTCGGAAGTGAAATTTCAAAACGTTACGGAGAAAGAGGACTTGTTGATGAAACCATTACGTTGAATTTTACAGGTTCTGCTGGTCAAAGTTTTGGTGCATTTATTCCAAAAGGAATGTTAATGCATGTTGATGGGGATGCAAATGATTACTTCGGTAAAGGTTTATCAGGTGGTAAAGTTGTTGTTAGCTCACCAGTACGAGGACAAGCGGAAACGAATGTAATTGCAGGTAACGTTTGCTTATATGGTGCAACAAGTGGTGAAGCATATATTAATGGTCGTGCTGGAGAACGTTTTGCCGTTCGAAATAGTGGGGCAAATGTTGTAGTTGAAGGTATTGGTGATCATGGCTGTGAATATATGACAGGAGGCCATGTTGTAATATTAGGGGATGTTGGTAAAAACTTCGGTGCTGGTATGTCAGGTGGTATTGCCTATGTATTACCAGAAGATCTTCAAGCTTTTAAAGCAAAATGTAATCCGGAAATGATAAGTTTTGAGGGGATTCATTCTAAAGAGGATGAGGCAGTGCTACATCAACTCTTAGAACAACATGTACACTACACAGAGAGTACAAAAGCAAAAGAAATTTTAAATAACTGGACACAGTATGTAGGACAATTTATCAAAGTAGTTCCAACCGATTATAAGAAAATGTTAGAACGAATCAACGAATTTGAAGCGCAAGGATTATCAGAAGATCAAGCAACGATGAAAGCATTTTTAGCAAATTCACCAAAAAAGGATTTAGTGCTTTCCAATAAATAG